From Rhododendron vialii isolate Sample 1 chromosome 10a, ASM3025357v1, the proteins below share one genomic window:
- the LOC131303045 gene encoding uncharacterized protein LOC131303045 — MTANLAGVIQNSQQQTLQPPPPPLAGIEIPPPPPPVILRQEGEPNVREFLKLKPPTFSGGMDARIVKSWISALEKIFKVMRCNDQQKVVLAAYQLQGEAERWWEIIEPQNRRINWRQFLELFKGKYLPQSVQDAKSTEFQQLKQRGFMSVAAYEAEFTNLVEYAPHIVADENKKARKFEDGLKYEIRKVVRPMRLPTYADVVDRALSVEQEIEESRRFTKNRKRQNFGIRNKNGGGANKKQNTEPTKNNRQGGNHIAPKCRTCGREHFRACRVNITCYACSR; from the coding sequence ATGACGGCCAATTTGGCTGGCGTCATTCAGAATTCGCAGCAACAAACGCTACAGCCACCTCCCCCACCTCTAGCAGGAATAGAAATccctccaccacctccaccagTGATTCTAAGACAGGAAGGTGAACCAAATGTAAGGGAGTTCCTCAAACTGAAGCCCCCAACCTTTAGTGGAGGGATGGATGCCAGAATTGTCAAATCTTGGATTTCAGCTCTTGAAAAGATCTTTAAGGTAATGCGCTGCAATGATCAACAAAAGGTGGTGTTGGCAGCCTATCAGTTGCAAGGCGAAGCAGAACGATGGTGGGAAATAATTGAGCCTCAGAATCGAAGAATCAACTGGAGGCAGTTTCTCGAGTTGTTCAAAGGAAAATATCTCCCTCAATCGGTCCAAGATGCGAAGTCTACAGAGTTTCAACAATTGAAGCAACGTGGATTTATGTCGGTAGCCGCATATGAAGCCGAATTTACTAATCTCGTTGAGTATGCGCCGCACATAGTCGCTGATGAAAATAAGAAGGCTCGAAAGTTTGAGGATGGATTGAAGTACGAAATTAGGAAAGTTGTGCGACCAATGAGGCTGCCAACGTATGCTGATGTGGTGGATCGAGCTCTATCGGTGGAACAAGAGATTGAAGAATCAAGGAGATTCACTAAGAATCGTAAAAGACAAAATTTTGGCATTAGAAACAAGAATGGAGGAGGagcaaacaagaaacaaaacacCGAACCAACGAAGAATAATAGACAAGGTGGAAATCATATAGCACCAAAGTGTCGAACCTGTGGAAGAGAACATTTTAGAGCCTGTCGTGTAAACATCACTTGTTATGCTTGTAGCCGCTAG